The Lampris incognitus isolate fLamInc1 chromosome 15, fLamInc1.hap2, whole genome shotgun sequence genomic interval tcacaaattaaaaatttgcctcaaggggctttacagcaacacaacttcctgtctttagaccctcgcatcggataaggaacaactccttgaAAAAGCCCttcaacaggaagaaaaaataggaaaaaaaacctcagggagagcaacagaggagggatctcactcccaagacggacaacgtgcaatggatgttgtgttacacaatttacacaatgcaacattggaagaggacaacagaattatgatggaattgtaaaatttatgaagaatatgatgcacaggatgccaagcagtgtctagacgccaccagaacagtccaggacccaagccacacgaacAGCACCACCATgtaataaaaaaaagggggggaaaagaagAAGCAGTGACGGgttcactgtgctgtaggagatggcgtccttcggatgagacgtttaaccgaggtcctgactctgttcattaaagatcccatgactcttatcacaaagagtaggaggTTCCCGGTGTCCTGACAAAATTCCCAACTTGGCTCTCTGCATCTGCccccctaatcaccccccccccatgtaattggctcaatgattcctccctctccaccttaaggtgatgtgtggtgagtgttctggtgcaaaatggttgccgtgcatcacccaggtggtgctacacattggtggtggctgaagtgagttacccccttcactgtgtggtgctttgggtgtctagaaaagcgctatataaatgtaatgatggttATTATaacggggtgtagatgtagaggacagtgatggaggtgtccatgtataaaggatataaagaggtgtagatgtagaggacagtgatggaggtgtccatgtataaaggctataaaggggtgtagatgtagaggacagtgatggaggtgtccatgtataaaggatataaagaggtgtagatgtagaggacagtgatggaggtgtccatgtataaaggatataaaggggtatagatgtagaggacagtgatggaggtgtccatgtataaaggatataaagaggtgcagatgtggaggacagtgatggaggtgtccatgtataaaggatataaaggggtgtagatgtagagggcaatGATGGAGGTGtcaatgtataaaggatataaaggggtgtagatgtagaggacagtgatggaggtgtccatgtataaaggatataaaggggtgtagatgtagaggacagtgatagaggtgtccacgtataaaggctataaaggggtgtagatgtagaggacagtgatggaggtgtccatgtataaaggatataaaggggtgtagatgtagaggacagtgatggaggtgtccatgtataaaggatataaaggggtgtagatgtagagggcaatGATGGAGGTGtcaatgtataaaggatataaaggggtgtagatgtagaggacagtgatggaggtgtccatgtataaaggatataaaggggtgtagatgtagaggacagtgatagaggtgtccacgtataaaggctataaaggggtgtagatgtagaggacagtgatggaggtgtccatgtataaaggatataaaggggtgtagatgtagaggacagtgatggaggtgtccatgtataaaggatataaaggggtgtagatgtagaggacagtgatggaggtgtccatgtataaaggatataaaggggtgtagatgtagaggacagtgatggaggtgtccatgtataaaggatataaaggggtgtagatgtagagggcaatGATGGAGGTGtcaatgtataaaggatataaaggggtgtagatgtagaggacagtgatggaggtgtccatgtataaaggatataaaggggtgtagatatggaggacagtgatggaggtgtccatgtataaaggctataaaggggtgtagatgtagaggacagtgatggaggtgtccatgtataaaggatataaaggggtgtagatgtagaggacagtgatggaggtgtccatgtataaaggctataaaggggtgtagatgtagaggacagtgatggaggtgtccatgtataaaggatataaaggggtgtagatgtagagggcaatGATGGAGGTGtcaatgtataaaggatataaaggggtgtagatgtagaggacagtgatggaggtgtccatgtataaaggatataaaggggtgtagatatggaggacagtgatggaggtgtccatgtataaaggctataaaggggtgtagatgtagaggacagtgatggaggtgtccattaatgtgcaacccccccccccagacgggAGAAAAGCATTGATTTTCTGCCTCAAAACTGGCCGTAACATGTCTTGTTTATTGATTGTTATCAGTTcttcacggtggcccagtggttagcgctgttgcctcacagcaagaaggtcctgggttcgaaccccgggccgtcccaggtcctttctgtgtggagtttgcatgttctccccgtgtctgcgtgggtttcctccgggtgctccggtttcctcacaccatcaaaaagacatgcatgttagggttaatactcctgcctgtgcccctgagcaaggcagtggaaaaaagagctggagttggtccccgggtgctgcagctgcccaccgctcctgtacaataggatgggttaaatacagagaacacgttcattataacctgtacaatgacgcgTAACGCAGTTTTCTTCTCTACCCCGGGTCAACAGGGAGGGAAAAGGGTACGATTGCCCTCTGGTGGCAGCATCTGGTAGCAGCAACATGACATGCATCGATTCCTCCAGAGAATGTTCATAAGGAAATACCCTATGTTGCATGGCAATATTAAGACAGGGATGCCTCTTAGATATGATTTAAGTCAACCATTATTGACCCTGACTATCTTTGTgcagttgcaaaaaaaaaatcaattttttgCAATACTCGATATATTATTTTTGCATATTTCTCAGTTCAtagctgtgtatatatatatatatatatatatatatatatatatatatatatatatataaacttaagaGATGACAACTTTCTCTCTATCATGAGCAATTTAGACAGCAGATGTCATTAATATGTCATGAGTATTATCCATTTACCTCTGCTAGATCATGTTTATCAGTAAAAGCTCTAATCGTTGTTTAGTTATAAAATGGGATTTTTGTATAACAAAACAGTAATCAAGACGTGTGGAACATATAATGTTTATCTTGTACATAGTATATAAAGGAAACAACGTTTTCATCACTTTTggtgttcattgctttcacctgAACAATTTGGAAAGACACATTTTACATGCAGCATTGTTTTGAGGAAATGATAAATGAGCCCCATTGAACACAAATCCATCCTGGTTATAAATACATCATATGAGAGGCAGAcatttactctgtgtgtgtgtgtgtgtgtgtgtgtgtgtgttgcaaatgTATTTTTTGCACTTCACGTGATGCATGTGTACTGTGACTTTCTGTCCTTCTTGGGCCCATATACATTGCATCACTCCTTCTTTTACTACCGGCTGCAGCCTAGAATGATGGAATCACTCTGATCAGAAATTTAActaacgtctctctctctctctctctctctctctctctctctctctctctctctctctctctctctctctctctctctctctctctctctctctctctctctctctctctctctctctccttcgctctctctctatcgcttgctcgctcactcactctcactgactcattcacacacacacgtagttgcAGCAGGCCAAAGTAGgagagtcagacacacacacatgcaacaacaTCACTCACACTTACTTCAGGTACTGGAGTTGGTTGTTCTGTTGGTTGGGTGGATGGGGCATCGGCATCCTTCTCCTGAATCCTTCTTCAAGATGGCTGCAGAAGCTGGGGTCCTTGTGAGATGGCGTCTCCTCCGGATTTGAGGTCTTAGCAGTGCTTTGCCCGGCTCCTCGAGAAAGAGACGTCTCCTCTGGAGCTTCCCTGTGCTCTAATCTGGGTTCAGCGCCATCCAGACCACAAAAGCATTTTACGTGTCCAAGATGTCGAAGACTATCACATGTGGTCAGCGTATAGGGTTCTTCTTTTGCAGCTGTAGCCAGTCCCCAGCTTGTCTACACTGTCCACCCTTCCTTCTGTGGCATTGTAATACCTTATTATTTCTGGTTTTTGATGGGCCTGGTCACAGAGTCTCCCGTCCCTATGCAGCGTACTAGTGAATACAACATTGTTGCCTTTCTTTGGCATGTTAGGACACCCGGGACATGGCAGCcgtccctggattattgagcatgcatgaagactttCCTCTTGAGGAGCTCCTGTCGCAGCTTgtgtgaagtaaaaaaaaaagttatgatgtgaCGTTGTGGCCACAGAGTCCCTGTGTCCATGTCCAGGACAACCTGCATCCCTTAGTTCTTCTCAGGGGCGCCTCCATCTGGCTGCCCCGTATGCACTCGCAAGCTCCATGCACATGATGCAGCAGCATCGCAGGCAGCCCAGCTCTTCTTGATGTCTTGCAGGTTTAGACGGGAGCAGACGTGTTCTTGTGCATGAAATGTAATAACGCTGaaaccctttgtgtgtgtgtgtgtgtgtgtgtgtgtgtgtgtgtgtcacacactaAGGAGGGTGCAGTGTGCAGATGTGGGAGCACACAGGTTCTCTGtacttgaaacacacacacacacacacacacacacacacacacacacacacactggaggaCCAGGTAAGAGTAAGACTCTACACATTTCTTTCATTGCATTGCCCTTGGGTCCAATGGACCCAAACATCACATATGCAATATAAATGTGTGAGGGGGTTGCGTTGTGTGCACTCATGTTCTTCACAGAAAATGAGCCAAGGCCATGACTCTCAGGCTGGAGAAAGGAATTCAGTGCATCACTTTTCTTTTCCTAAACACTTTCCTTTTCATTCAACTAAACATGCAAAACACCACGCGAAGTGTGTGCTGGTATGGATTCACAGTCACTTCCTGAAAATTGGTTAGTACAAAACAGTCTCTGGTGAAAATACAACCACCAGGGGGCGTAGGTTTTCACTTTCCATCCCTATACCGAaacgataataaaaaaaaagtttgccaCCGTTTAAAAATGTTCAACAGCGACCCCTGTCGGCTACATCCATAGGAATTCCCACGTTCTGCGCCTGCGCGGCAAATCGTGCCTGCAGTTGGGAATCCTGCAGTTTGCCGTGGTACAACAGGGTCAACGGGGCGGGGTGCGGACGTAAGtctgtgaacgtgtgtgtgtgtctgtgtgtgtgtgagtgtgtgtgagcgtgtgtgtgtgcttaaagTGTATTTCAGTATCGGCTGTTCGTGGAAACCATTTACATTTTTGGCCGACGACCGCACACtgtacttttttgttgttgttgttgtcaaagAGCGGCGGATCCAAATGGGACGCATGCGATGAAGGACGCTGTCTAACGGGACGAAGCCTGCAGCCCGCTGTTCGCCATGGCGTCGCCCGGCAACAGCTCCGCACCGCAGACCAGTGGCAAGCAAATGAAGTCGTTCTCCCTGCTCTTCTACAAGGCCGTGCGCGACCACAAGCCCGTGTGGATGCTGGAGGACATGAGGACCATGGAGACCTTCTACCAGGAAGACGACGCCGGCCGCCGGATCTACAGCCCGTCGGAGGCGCTGCTGTACGCCATCGTGCACGACCATCAAGCCTATGCCCAGTATCTGCTGAGTCACTACAGCGAGGAGGCGCTGGCCAGGCCCGGGGAGCGCTTCTTCTGCTTCCCGTCCTCCGCGCCGCATCTGGCCATGGCCGTCCGCTACGACCGGCGCTACATCCTGGGTCTCATACTGCAGGAGGCGCACAGGACGCGCGCCGTCGCGGCGGCGGCCGCGTGCAGGAGCAGGGGAGGGGGCTTCCCCGCGGAGGACGGCAAGACGCCGCTGCATCTGGCGTGCGAGCTGCTGCGCCCCGAGGCGGTCATCATGCTGCTGGGCAACGGCGCGCCGCCGCTGGCCGTGGACCACAACGGCATGACGCCGCTGGACGTCGTCCTGGACAAGTTCCGCGGCGCCGGGGTGAACGCGGCCGAGACGCGGCAGTGTCTGGACAACCTGCTGATGTTCATGCCGGAGATGAATTTCAAATCGAAACGCGCCCTCGCCAAAGACCCCGACTGCTGGACGGAGGCGCTGGGGGAGGAGACGTACCAGTACGTGGTGGGCAGGAGCCccgcgccgctgctgctgctcgcTATGCAAACCACGCTGAGGCAGCTGAGCCCGGCCAGCTTCCCCGAGAGCCTCGACGAGCTGCCCATACCGTCCTCCCTCAAGCCGCCCGGCCTGCCTTCCGCCCGACGCCTGAGGACGAGGTTAATGTAGGCTGCAGCGCAGTGCTGGACTGTCCAGTCTTCCAggaccccccccgccgccccaccgtcctgcaggttttcattataACCCTGCATTAGGTGGGCTTTGGGGGTTGCCGCCTTTGAGAAGTGAATGAGGAACAGAtcaccgggtggggggggggttgcattatGTCTTTTATGTGGCTTTAAATTGGGCTCCCGCGGGAGGGCTTGTATAGGGGGGGGGCGATTTGGTTGCAGAGAAGCAGAGTTGGTAGCATGCACCGTTAGTGTCTGCAGCCGGGCAGCAAGCatgggaaatacacacacacacacacacacacacacacacacacacacacacacacacacacatgcggagggggagggggggcggaagaGCTGCCCGCCTGTAATGTGTTGGCCACAAACCACATGCGGTGGTCCGGGTTTAAGAGGAATTGGTTTCACTGTGGTTCCTGATGGTGGTCCTCAGCCAACCATTCACCACTTAACCATGGCACACTAGGCCCACCTGGCAGGATTAAGCGCCCTAAAAGAATCGCCTACCTACGAGCAGGCCTGCCCTAAATCTACCGgactggggggggagggggggtcctagAGGACTGGGTTTGGAAGCGCCTCAAGTGTAGCATGACAACGTAGGCTGCAACATGGCGTAGCCTGGTGCTGGGTACTATGGAAAATATCATTGCCATAATTTTATTACTAACAGGTTGACACGATATTGATGTACAGTAAGTGCTCACACGTGCCGTATTTAGGAGTCCGGCCGAGGTACGTCACCTTCAACTGTTCGGTAATCTGACGTATCGCATCCAACCAAAAACAACACCCCCTCCAATAATTCAGACCTCGTTTTGTGGGAAAAGTCTCATTGTGAGTTTTAAGAACAAAATGTTGTAAGGATGATAAACAGCAGGATTGCCCAGCCCCGGTGTAGCCTGCTACCTGAGTGGTATCATTCTATTTAAGGGAATGTCCaagcatgctgtgtgtgtgtgtgtgtgtgtgggtgtgtgtacatgtgtccaCTTTGTGaggccctctgtgtgtgtgtgtgtgtggatagccTATATAGTTATAATGTTACTGCTCCATCTACAGTGGTttgagatatagatatatatatatagatatatatatatatatatctctctatatatatatgtatatatatatagatatgagtATTGGAGTAGGTATATTGGCATTAGGACAGTAACCTCATTGCAGGTGGGGCCGCTGCTTCGGTCCCGTGGCGGCCGAGCCCCACTGCGTTGTCTTGTTACTTGTTTTTATCGAATTTCAAGAAAACGTTTTTGATCTTATAGATCACAAGACCAAGTCGATGGACTTGACGTTGTAATTCCAACCCAGATGAGATGCCGCTCCACTTTTTgtactaaaacaaaaacaaacaaacctcgaAATGACTTTCAGAGTTGTTGTAActatttttctttttgtgaaaagcAAAGCCGTCTTTGGGGCGATATCTGAGAATATCCTTAAAGCCGCCGGGCCTCCGAGTGCGTCACGGTTACCAGATGATGGACTCGGCCCTGCATGTTTGATTGACAGCTCAGCAGACAGTGCGTGGCGTCATCAGACCTGCTGCGCTGTGGCTATGCAGGTTAACACACAGACACCGGCTGTGTCCCAGTCGCTCATGCTGCGCCCCAATAACATGCCAGTTCAACTGGGGGCGATGCTGGTTTACAAGTTATGGAAGGCGTGTGTCCTCATGCCACACCGACGACAATATTAAAAGATCGGAGCCCGTGGCCACTAAACAATATGGCATAGGGTTGGGCCCCTAAAGGGTTtcatcgatactactactctcaacggtactgcttatcggttcggtactttaacggtactcttatcggtacCGTACACTTGTCCTCTCCAATGAAGAGATGGTGCACTTTGGCAAGGTGCTCTGAAAGATTGCTGGTGTTGCCACCCTTGCGTGCAAAACGCTTATCACTATTGTGGCAACGGGCCGTTTCATTTGTCACCTCCAgtgaaataaagccaaacttcaggaCGTTTTGCTCTCTCCGCCGTCACGTCACACGGAGCCCCCTAGCGTCGCAAGCACGTGCGcctgtgtttatctgtttgtgtgtcactCACTGCCCAGAGCCCCGCCTCTCTGCCCTCAGcgcgctcgctcacacacacacacacacacagcctgcagcctgtgtgtgtgtgtgtgtgtgtgtgtgtgtgtgtgtgtgttatgtgtaactgcccccccccccccgcccgccccagCTGCAGGCAGGCAGAGTGAGTCGCGTTTAAACAGACGATGGTAAGTTGTGGGCGAGTAGTGACAATATATAATATGCAAAGCGGATATTTGGTGGAGTTGGTGAGATGAGATAAATGTGCAAGATAACTTTTATCTAGTGAGAAAAAATGCGAAAAAAGCGACTGCTCAAGTGAAGTACCGATAGCAGGACCGTTAAGCTCGCACCTTATCAATACCTCGGTATTTCCAACAATTAGCCCCGGGGCCATTCAGCCTCGAGTATCGGGGCCCAACCCTAAACAATGAAGCAGAGAGAGCATCAAGCCGGCATCAGCAGAgttaatgtatttttttttttttgcaatgccgGGACAAAATGTTGTCGTTATAAAGGAACAGCCGTGGCTAAATAGAAATGAACACTAAAAGGGACAAAGTTCCTCTCATTCGAAAGCGACAAATGTTTATGAAGGCTTGTGTAACGTATGTATTATGTGGTGCATACTGCGTTGTACAttttacatcatcatcatcatcatcattttggagatgatgatggtgatgatgatgactgcATTTGCCATACCGAGCAGCAGGCCACAGCAGGATGCAGTATGCACCACATACTGGAAGTGTGCAGAATGTAGTCGGGCACCGACAGACTCGGTTAGCGGGGGAAGCGGCGCTATCTGCCTTACATGGCGTCCTGTATGTGATGTTGTCTTTCCTGTCTTGTCTATGAGCCGGGGTTTGGGAGATGCAGGGGAGCATGTGTGTATACcgggctgcggggggggggggtaagtggtGAAACTAACAGTGGCTCGCTTCAAGGTAAAACCCAACTTATTGCTTTGGGTTGGTTGTCTGCATGCAAACatttattgcaaaaaaaaaaaagaaaagaagattaAATCCAGCTCTCATACCTCAGTGTAGATAATTATTTCCTGAATTAAGAAAACTGACTTGTGCCAAAGCAAATTTGGCTGCCCATTCCTACACCATCCCTAAACGGCCACATGCAAATCAGGGCACGCCACCCATGAGCCTTTGCTCTGAAAGCCATAGTTCCCTTCATCTTCCCGGGAGGCTGATTGTGAAGTTTGGTACGAGGTTTTAGAGACGTCCaaacagctagctagctgtccAACAGCCTCGCAAACACTGGCACAAGAAACCAGCTTTTTGCTAACGTCCATGCAAACAGTCTGTGGCTTTGTTTCGGCACACTGTCTGGCTTTTATGCTGACATAACAGGACTTATAGAATTTTACATTATTCATGCAAATGAAACCTTTGAAATGAAACGCTGTTGACTTTATGCAAATAAGTGATATGTGTCTTTGTGCACAGATGCCCAGTACAACCCTGCCTGGGAGATCCCTGTGGCCAA includes:
- the zgc:112001 gene encoding ankyrin repeat domain-containing protein 9, translated to MASPGNSSAPQTSGKQMKSFSLLFYKAVRDHKPVWMLEDMRTMETFYQEDDAGRRIYSPSEALLYAIVHDHQAYAQYLLSHYSEEALARPGERFFCFPSSAPHLAMAVRYDRRYILGLILQEAHRTRAVAAAAACRSRGGGFPAEDGKTPLHLACELLRPEAVIMLLGNGAPPLAVDHNGMTPLDVVLDKFRGAGVNAAETRQCLDNLLMFMPEMNFKSKRALAKDPDCWTEALGEETYQYVVGRSPAPLLLLAMQTTLRQLSPASFPESLDELPIPSSLKPPGLPSARRLRTRLM